A region of Pseudomonas putida DNA encodes the following proteins:
- a CDS encoding error-prone DNA polymerase — MITPGYAELHCLSNFSFQRGASSADELFRRAREQGYQALAITDECTLAGIVRAWQAAKAHQLQLIVGSEIRLQDGPKLVLLVENLTGYQSLCALITRARRRAEKGEYHVFADDLHQHHQGLLALWVAEDTDDPAPGRWLHSVFAERLWLAVHLHRGSDDDVRLGKLRELAGKVGIRAVACGDVHMHVRGRRALQDCMTAIRQHCQVAQAGRYLFANGERHLRTQEQLQALYPDDLLAETLIIAQRCRFDLSELKYQYPRELVPENHTPASWLRELCERGLPMRWPGGPSDKVREVLARELALIEELAYESYFLTVHDIVAYARSQQILCQGRGSAANSVVCFVLGITELDPMEHRLLFERFLSRERNEPPDIDVDFEHDRREEVIQYVFRRYGRHRAALTAVVNTYHAAGAVRDVARVLGLPADQVDALAKCCGRWSDRIPDAQRLAEAGFEASSPSLRRVLILAGELIGFPRHLSQHPGGFVISQQPLDQLVPVENAAMQDRTVIQWDKDDLDMVGLLKVDVLALGMLSALRRCFDLLQRHRGRHLTLASIPAEDPATYAMISRAETMGVFQIESRAQMAMLPRLKPNTFYDLVIEVAIVRPGPIQGDMVHPYLRRRLKQEPVTYPSPKLQDVFERTLGVPLFQEQVMELAMVAADYSPGEADQLRRSMAAWKRHGGLEPHRERLIQGMLRNGYELAFAERIFEQIKGFGSYGFPESHAASFALLCYASSWLKCHEPAIFTCALVNSWPMGFYSPDQLLQEARRQGVEVRPVDVFHSEWDCTLEPVAERDLAIRLGLRQIRGFAEVDARRLEQARAQRPWRDVEDLCLRAGLDHRARARLADAGALKALARDRHQARWQVAAVQPQLPLFAEVEALPEAAVDLPAPTVGEDLVTDYQTLGTTLGPHPLTLLRPRLRALGCRSSHELSAVEHGDSIAVAGLVVGRQRPQTASGVTFVTLEDEYGMVNVVVWRDLAERQRRALVGAQLLKVSGRLEQENGVRHLIARRLEDVSPLLQGLDVRSRDFH; from the coding sequence ATGATTACGCCCGGGTATGCCGAGTTGCATTGCCTGTCGAACTTCAGCTTCCAGCGCGGTGCATCGAGTGCCGATGAGCTGTTCCGGCGTGCCCGCGAGCAGGGTTATCAAGCCTTGGCGATCACCGATGAATGCACCTTGGCCGGTATCGTCCGCGCCTGGCAGGCCGCCAAGGCGCATCAACTGCAACTGATCGTCGGCAGCGAAATACGCTTGCAGGATGGCCCCAAGCTCGTGCTGCTGGTGGAAAACCTCACGGGCTACCAGAGCCTGTGCGCACTGATTACCCGCGCCCGTCGGCGGGCGGAAAAGGGCGAGTACCACGTGTTCGCCGATGACCTGCATCAGCATCATCAAGGGTTGCTGGCGCTGTGGGTCGCCGAGGACACCGACGACCCTGCGCCAGGCCGGTGGCTGCACTCCGTGTTCGCCGAGCGGTTGTGGCTGGCGGTGCACCTGCACCGTGGCAGTGACGACGACGTACGCCTTGGCAAGCTTCGCGAGCTGGCGGGCAAGGTGGGTATTCGCGCCGTGGCCTGCGGCGACGTGCACATGCATGTACGCGGTCGTCGCGCCCTGCAGGATTGCATGACCGCGATCCGCCAGCATTGTCAGGTGGCTCAGGCCGGGCGCTACCTGTTCGCCAATGGCGAGCGTCACCTGCGTACCCAGGAGCAGTTGCAGGCGCTCTACCCGGACGACCTGCTGGCCGAGACGTTGATCATCGCCCAGCGCTGCCGTTTCGATTTGAGCGAACTGAAATACCAGTACCCGCGCGAACTGGTGCCTGAAAACCACACGCCCGCGAGCTGGCTGCGTGAGCTGTGCGAGCGCGGCTTGCCGATGCGTTGGCCGGGGGGGCCGAGCGACAAGGTGCGCGAGGTGCTGGCAAGGGAGCTGGCGCTGATCGAGGAGCTGGCCTACGAAAGCTACTTCCTGACCGTACACGATATTGTCGCTTATGCTCGCAGCCAGCAGATTCTCTGCCAGGGGCGGGGCTCGGCAGCCAACTCGGTGGTGTGCTTCGTGCTGGGGATCACCGAACTTGACCCCATGGAGCATCGCTTGCTGTTCGAGCGTTTCCTGTCACGCGAGCGCAACGAGCCGCCCGACATCGATGTGGATTTCGAGCACGACCGCCGCGAGGAGGTCATTCAGTATGTGTTTCGTCGTTACGGTCGGCATCGGGCCGCACTCACTGCCGTGGTCAACACCTACCATGCTGCCGGTGCGGTGCGTGATGTGGCGCGGGTACTGGGGCTGCCGGCCGATCAGGTGGATGCACTGGCCAAGTGCTGTGGCCGCTGGAGTGACCGCATCCCCGATGCGCAACGCCTGGCCGAGGCCGGTTTCGAGGCCAGCAGCCCGTCATTGCGGCGGGTGCTGATTCTGGCCGGTGAGCTGATCGGCTTTCCCCGGCACCTGTCGCAACACCCCGGCGGCTTCGTCATTTCGCAGCAACCGCTGGATCAACTGGTGCCGGTGGAAAACGCCGCGATGCAAGACCGCACCGTGATCCAGTGGGACAAGGACGACCTGGACATGGTCGGGCTGCTCAAGGTCGATGTGCTGGCCCTGGGCATGCTCAGCGCCTTGCGCCGCTGCTTCGACCTGCTGCAGCGCCACCGAGGCAGGCACCTGACGTTGGCGAGCATTCCGGCCGAGGACCCGGCCACCTACGCGATGATCAGCCGTGCCGAGACCATGGGTGTGTTCCAGATCGAATCACGGGCGCAGATGGCCATGTTGCCTCGGCTCAAGCCCAACACGTTCTACGACCTGGTCATCGAGGTGGCCATCGTACGCCCCGGGCCGATCCAGGGCGACATGGTGCACCCGTATTTGCGCCGGCGTCTGAAGCAGGAACCGGTCACGTACCCTTCGCCTAAATTGCAGGACGTATTCGAGCGTACCCTGGGTGTGCCGCTGTTTCAGGAGCAGGTGATGGAACTGGCCATGGTGGCTGCAGACTACAGCCCAGGCGAGGCCGACCAGCTACGCCGCAGCATGGCCGCCTGGAAACGCCATGGTGGGTTGGAGCCGCACCGTGAACGGCTGATACAGGGCATGCTGCGCAATGGTTACGAATTGGCGTTCGCCGAGCGCATCTTCGAACAGATCAAGGGCTTTGGCAGCTATGGCTTCCCGGAATCCCATGCGGCCAGTTTCGCCTTGCTGTGCTATGCGAGCAGTTGGCTCAAATGCCATGAGCCGGCCATTTTTACCTGCGCGTTGGTCAACAGTTGGCCCATGGGCTTCTACAGCCCGGACCAACTGCTGCAAGAGGCCAGGCGCCAGGGTGTCGAGGTACGGCCGGTGGACGTGTTTCACAGTGAATGGGATTGCACACTTGAGCCGGTAGCTGAACGTGACCTGGCCATACGCCTGGGGTTGCGGCAGATCCGTGGCTTTGCCGAAGTCGATGCCCGGCGCCTGGAGCAGGCGAGGGCGCAACGGCCGTGGCGCGATGTCGAGGATTTGTGCCTGCGAGCAGGGCTCGACCACCGCGCCCGAGCACGTCTGGCCGATGCCGGGGCACTGAAGGCCCTGGCGCGTGACCGCCACCAGGCGCGCTGGCAGGTGGCGGCCGTACAACCGCAACTGCCCTTGTTCGCGGAAGTAGAAGCGTTACCGGAGGCGGCGGTGGATCTACCCGCGCCGACCGTGGGTGAAGACCTTGTCACCGATTATCAGACCTTGGGGACCACGCTTGGGCCACACCCGTTGACACTGCTACGCCCACGCTTGCGCGCGTTGGGCTGTCGCAGTTCGCACGAGCTCTCGGCTGTCGAGCATGGCGACAGCATTGCCGTGGCGGGGCTGGTAGTGGGCAGGCAACGCCCGCAGACCGCCAGTGGAGTCACGTTCGTGACCTTGGAGGATGAGTACGGCATGGTCAATGTGGTGGTGTGGCGTGACTTGGCCGAACGGCAGCGGCGGGCGTTGGTGGGGGCGCAATTGCTCAAGGTGAGTGGGCGGCTGGAGCAGGAGAATGGCGTGCGCCACCTGATTGCGCGGCGGTTGGAAGATGTCAGCCCCTTGCTACAGGGGCTGGATGTGCGGAGCCGGGATTTTCACTAA
- a CDS encoding aldo/keto reductase produces the protein MRYVKLAGSSVPTIGQGTWYMGEDPGRRAAEVSALQQGIELGLSLIDTAEMYAEGGAEEVVGQAIAGRRDQVFLVSKVYPHNASTRGIPAACERSLKRLDTDCIDLYLLHWRGQYPLEETVEAFERLREQGKIKRWGVSNFDVDDLRELHNPDCATNQVLYNPAQRGIEFDLLPWSQKRALPTMAYCPLAQAGRLLQHPVLAEIAERHGATPAQVSLAWVTRDDGVIAIPKAVAPEHVRLNAASGLLTLSSEDLRAIDRVFPAPTRKQRLAMV, from the coding sequence ATGCGATACGTGAAACTGGCAGGTTCAAGCGTTCCGACCATTGGCCAGGGCACCTGGTACATGGGTGAAGACCCCGGCCGCCGGGCGGCTGAGGTTTCTGCCCTGCAACAGGGTATCGAGCTGGGCTTGAGCCTGATCGATACCGCTGAAATGTATGCCGAGGGCGGCGCGGAGGAAGTGGTTGGCCAGGCCATCGCCGGGCGCCGCGATCAGGTATTTTTGGTCAGCAAGGTCTACCCGCACAATGCCAGCACGCGAGGCATACCTGCGGCCTGCGAGCGTAGCCTCAAGCGCCTGGACACCGACTGCATCGACCTGTACCTGCTGCACTGGCGTGGCCAGTACCCACTGGAGGAAACGGTCGAGGCATTCGAGCGCCTGCGCGAGCAAGGCAAGATCAAGCGCTGGGGAGTGTCCAACTTCGACGTCGATGATTTGCGCGAGCTGCACAACCCCGATTGCGCCACCAATCAGGTGCTGTACAACCCGGCGCAACGCGGCATCGAATTCGACCTGCTGCCGTGGAGCCAGAAGCGCGCCTTGCCGACCATGGCGTATTGCCCATTGGCCCAGGCCGGGCGGTTGCTGCAGCATCCGGTGCTGGCTGAAATCGCCGAGCGCCATGGCGCCACACCGGCCCAGGTGAGCCTGGCATGGGTAACCCGTGACGATGGCGTGATTGCCATTCCCAAGGCGGTAGCGCCGGAGCATGTGCGGCTGAATGCGGCGTCAGGCTTGTTGACCCTGAGCAGCGAGGACCTACGGGCCATCGACCGGGTGTTCCCGGCGCCCACCCGCAAGCAGCGGTTGGCGATGGTCTGA
- a CDS encoding LysR family transcriptional regulator, with translation MNVKQLRAFVAVAKYQSFAQAGEHLHVSQPALSLTIKALEENLGGALLSRTTRSVSLTAEGEVLLPLARRLLADWDDTEEMLRQRFTLQLGRVSVAAIPAFAGNLLPHSLKVFRQRYPKVNVTVHDVINEQVQELVRHRRVELGIGFEPDNTDGLDFYPLYMDRFVAVVPADSPLAVLPQVSWTQLLAEDFIALQRPSAVRLLMEQNVAASHGKLAVAFESHQLSTVGRMVASGLGVSAVPALCINQMQELGARCVPLVEPAVERRMGVIALSEHKLSTAAQALLEVLLAHTQIPEVTCDT, from the coding sequence ATGAACGTCAAGCAACTGCGCGCCTTCGTCGCCGTGGCCAAGTACCAGAGCTTCGCCCAGGCCGGCGAGCATCTGCACGTCTCACAACCGGCGTTGAGCCTGACCATCAAGGCCCTGGAAGAAAACCTTGGCGGCGCCCTGCTCAGCCGCACCACCCGCAGCGTCAGCTTGACTGCCGAAGGTGAAGTGCTGCTGCCACTGGCTCGGCGCCTGCTGGCCGACTGGGACGACACCGAAGAAATGCTGCGCCAGCGTTTCACCCTGCAACTTGGCCGCGTTTCGGTGGCGGCCATACCGGCCTTTGCAGGCAACCTGCTGCCGCACTCGCTCAAGGTGTTTCGCCAACGCTACCCGAAGGTCAACGTCACCGTGCACGACGTGATTAACGAGCAGGTACAGGAACTGGTGCGCCACCGTCGCGTCGAACTGGGCATCGGCTTCGAACCGGACAACACCGATGGCCTGGACTTCTACCCGCTCTACATGGACCGCTTCGTCGCCGTGGTGCCCGCCGACTCGCCACTGGCCGTGTTGCCTCAGGTCAGTTGGACGCAATTGCTGGCCGAAGACTTCATCGCCTTGCAGCGCCCGTCGGCGGTTCGCCTGTTGATGGAACAGAACGTCGCGGCCAGCCATGGCAAGCTTGCGGTGGCGTTCGAGAGCCATCAATTGTCGACCGTCGGCCGTATGGTCGCCAGTGGCCTGGGCGTCAGCGCGGTACCGGCACTGTGCATCAACCAGATGCAGGAGCTCGGCGCCCGCTGCGTGCCCCTGGTCGAGCCAGCGGTCGAGCGGCGCATGGGTGTGATTGCCCTCAGCGAACACAAGCTGTCCACCGCAGCGCAAGCGCTGCTTGAGGTACTGCTTGCCCATACCCAGATCCCGGAGGTGACATGCGATACGTGA
- a CDS encoding CoA transferase subunit A, with the protein MAGLDKRVATYEEALDGLTDDMTVLAGGFGLCGIPENLISEIKRRGVKGLTVVSNNCGVDGFGLGVLLEDRQIRKMIASYVGENAEFERQLLSGELEVELTPQGTLAEKMRAGGAGIPAFYTATGYGTPVADGKEVREFKGRHYILEESITGDFAIVKGWKADHYGNVVYRNTAQNFNPLAATAGKITVVEVEEIVEPGVLLPSEIHTPGIFVDRVIVGTFEKRIEKRTVKA; encoded by the coding sequence ATGGCCGGACTGGACAAGCGCGTAGCAACGTATGAAGAGGCCCTCGACGGCCTGACCGATGATATGACGGTACTGGCCGGTGGCTTTGGCCTGTGCGGCATTCCAGAGAACCTCATCAGCGAGATCAAGCGTCGTGGCGTCAAAGGCCTGACCGTGGTCTCCAACAACTGCGGTGTCGATGGTTTCGGCCTGGGTGTACTGCTGGAAGACCGGCAGATTCGCAAGATGATCGCCTCCTACGTTGGCGAGAACGCCGAATTCGAACGTCAGTTGCTCAGTGGCGAACTGGAAGTCGAACTCACGCCCCAAGGTACCCTCGCCGAGAAAATGCGCGCTGGCGGCGCCGGCATCCCGGCCTTCTACACAGCTACCGGCTACGGCACCCCGGTCGCCGATGGCAAGGAGGTGCGAGAATTCAAGGGCCGCCACTACATTCTCGAAGAATCCATCACCGGTGACTTCGCCATCGTCAAGGGCTGGAAGGCCGACCACTACGGCAACGTGGTGTACCGCAACACTGCGCAAAACTTCAACCCGCTGGCGGCCACTGCCGGCAAGATCACCGTGGTCGAAGTGGAAGAGATCGTCGAACCGGGCGTGCTGCTGCCCAGCGAGATCCACACCCCCGGTATTTTCGTTGACCGCGTGATTGTCGGTACCTTCGAAAAGCGTATCGAAAAGCGCACCGTCAAGGCCTGA
- a CDS encoding CoA transferase subunit B produces the protein MALTREQMAQRVARELKDGYYVNLGIGIPTLVANYVPADMDVMLQSENGLLGMGEFPTESTIDADMINAGKQTVTARRGASIFDSAQSFAMIRGGHVDLTVLGAFEVDVHGNIASWMIPGKLVKGMGGAMDLVAGADNIIVTMTHASKDGESKLLPRCSLPLTGAGCIRKVLTDLAYLEIDDGAFILRETAPGVSVEEIIEKTAGKLIVPDDVKEMTF, from the coding sequence ATGGCACTGACCCGCGAACAGATGGCGCAACGCGTCGCCCGTGAACTGAAGGACGGCTACTACGTCAACCTGGGTATTGGTATTCCGACCCTGGTGGCCAACTACGTACCTGCCGACATGGATGTGATGTTGCAGTCGGAGAACGGCTTGCTCGGCATGGGCGAATTCCCTACTGAGAGCACGATCGATGCCGACATGATCAACGCCGGCAAGCAGACTGTCACCGCCCGCCGTGGCGCCTCGATCTTCGATTCGGCGCAGTCGTTCGCCATGATCCGAGGCGGCCACGTCGACCTCACGGTGCTCGGCGCCTTTGAAGTGGATGTGCACGGCAACATCGCCTCGTGGATGATCCCCGGCAAGCTGGTCAAGGGCATGGGCGGCGCCATGGACCTGGTGGCCGGAGCCGACAACATCATTGTCACCATGACCCACGCGTCCAAGGACGGCGAGTCCAAACTGCTGCCGCGCTGCAGCCTGCCGCTGACCGGTGCCGGCTGCATCCGCAAGGTGCTGACTGACCTTGCCTACCTGGAAATCGACGATGGCGCGTTCATCCTGCGCGAGACAGCGCCGGGGGTGAGCGTTGAAGAAATCATCGAGAAGACCGCTGGCAAGCTGATCGTGCCGGATGATGTGAAAGAAATGACCTTCTAA
- a CDS encoding short-chain fatty acid transporter, whose product MAAEIQDSRSARFALRCSNWAERWFPDSWVFAALAVVLVCVGALAMGAKPTDTAKAFGDGFWSLIPFTMQMAFVVIGGYVVASSPPAARLIDRLARIPKNGRSAVCWVALISMLASLLNWGLSLVFGGLLVRALARRTDLKMDYRAAGAAAYLGLGAVWALGLSSSAAQLQANPASLPPSILSITGVIPFTETIFLWQSGVMLAALVIVSLVVAYATAPGPNSARTAQQCGVDPSFTAPTPAQRSRPGEWLEYSPILTLLLVALAGGWLYQEFATKPAITAISGLNTYNFLFIMLGALLHWRPRSFLDAVTRAVPTTTGVLIQFPLYGSIAAILTQVKGVDEQTLAHHISTFFVQIASHDTYAVLMGVYSAVLGFFIPSGGGKWIIEAPYVMLVANDLQYHLGWAVQIYNAAEALPNLINPFYMLPLLGVLGLKARDLIGFSFVQLLVHAPLVLVLLWALGTTLQYVPPVMP is encoded by the coding sequence GTGGCCGCTGAAATCCAAGACAGCCGCTCCGCCCGCTTTGCCCTGCGCTGCTCCAACTGGGCCGAACGCTGGTTCCCTGATTCCTGGGTATTCGCCGCCCTTGCTGTGGTGCTGGTGTGCGTGGGTGCGCTGGCCATGGGTGCCAAGCCGACCGACACCGCCAAGGCGTTCGGCGATGGCTTCTGGAGCCTGATCCCGTTCACCATGCAGATGGCGTTTGTGGTCATCGGCGGCTATGTGGTGGCCAGTTCGCCGCCTGCCGCGCGGCTGATCGACCGCTTGGCACGCATCCCCAAAAACGGCCGCTCGGCCGTGTGCTGGGTGGCGCTGATCTCGATGCTGGCTTCGTTGCTCAACTGGGGCCTGTCGCTGGTGTTCGGTGGCCTGCTGGTGCGCGCCCTGGCACGGCGCACGGACCTGAAAATGGACTACCGCGCTGCCGGCGCTGCCGCATACCTGGGCCTTGGCGCGGTATGGGCGCTGGGCCTTTCGTCTTCAGCGGCGCAACTGCAGGCCAACCCGGCCAGCTTGCCACCGTCGATCCTGTCGATCACGGGGGTGATTCCGTTCACCGAGACCATCTTCCTCTGGCAGTCCGGCGTCATGCTGGCGGCGCTGGTGATCGTATCGCTGGTGGTTGCCTATGCCACCGCGCCAGGCCCGAACAGCGCGCGTACCGCGCAACAATGCGGTGTTGACCCAAGCTTTACCGCGCCAACACCTGCCCAGCGCAGCCGGCCCGGCGAGTGGCTGGAGTACAGCCCGATCCTGACCTTGCTGCTGGTGGCCCTGGCCGGTGGCTGGCTGTACCAGGAGTTCGCAACCAAGCCTGCTATCACCGCCATCTCCGGGCTGAACACCTACAACTTCCTGTTCATCATGCTGGGTGCCTTGCTGCACTGGCGCCCGCGCAGCTTCCTGGATGCCGTGACCCGTGCCGTGCCGACCACTACCGGGGTGCTGATCCAGTTCCCTTTGTATGGCTCGATCGCGGCGATCCTTACCCAGGTCAAGGGCGTGGATGAGCAGACATTGGCCCATCACATTTCCACCTTCTTCGTGCAGATTGCCTCCCACGACACCTACGCGGTGCTAATGGGCGTGTATTCGGCAGTACTGGGCTTCTTCATCCCCTCGGGCGGTGGCAAGTGGATCATCGAGGCGCCGTATGTGATGCTGGTGGCCAATGACTTGCAATACCACCTGGGCTGGGCGGTGCAGATCTACAACGCCGCTGAGGCGCTGCCGAACCTGATCAACCCGTTCTACATGTTGCCATTGCTGGGCGTGCTGGGGCTCAAGGCGCGCGACCTGATCGGCTTCTCGTTCGTGCAGTTGCTGGTGCATGCGCCGTTGGTGCTGGTGTTGCTGTGGGCGTTGGGTACCACCTTGCAGTATGTGCCGCCCGTGATGCCTTGA
- a CDS encoding helix-turn-helix domain-containing protein: MSIRLKLLRKKLGLTLEVLAEKTGMTKSYLSKVERGLNTPSIAAALKLARALNVNVEELFAEEHTAQSRYSLVRQGERQALVGDGQGPGYAALTSQVGQRSLLPFLIQPPTEFSDPTFKEHQGEEFLFVHAGLVEVDFMNERVLLEQGDALHFNAQTPHRLRSVGPQPAQLLVVVHDDGE, encoded by the coding sequence ATGTCTATCCGATTGAAACTGTTAAGAAAGAAACTGGGGCTCACCCTGGAAGTGCTGGCCGAAAAAACCGGTATGACCAAAAGCTACCTGTCCAAGGTCGAGCGCGGCCTGAACACGCCGTCGATCGCTGCGGCGTTGAAGTTGGCGCGCGCGCTGAACGTGAACGTCGAAGAACTGTTCGCGGAGGAGCACACCGCGCAGAGCCGTTACAGCCTGGTGCGTCAGGGTGAGCGCCAGGCCCTGGTGGGCGACGGCCAGGGGCCAGGATATGCGGCGCTCACCAGCCAGGTGGGGCAGCGCAGTCTGTTGCCGTTCCTGATCCAGCCGCCTACCGAGTTCAGCGACCCGACGTTCAAGGAACACCAGGGCGAGGAGTTTTTGTTCGTTCATGCAGGGCTGGTGGAGGTGGATTTCATGAACGAGCGGGTGCTGCTGGAGCAGGGTGACGCCTTGCACTTCAACGCCCAGACCCCGCACCGGCTACGTTCGGTCGGGCCGCAGCCGGCGCAGTTGCTGGTTGTGGTGCACGACGACGGCGAGTGA
- a CDS encoding AraC family transcriptional regulator has translation MIEVSRFWRDPALPFVEARRVGDGRQVCYAAHSHESFSIGVITGGRSTYLSGGSRVDVSAGTTVLMNPGVVHTCNPIEGQAWSYLMMFVDLPWLQALGFQLPAQTCSTSPVLYKRLLQVFADLFDDDLPDREGRLAAFYASLPGLLEDAPSVAVPDHAGLEAAAAFIRAHRTDPLSLEDICDACGLSRSYLIRAFRQRFGLTPHDYLLDQRVQHARTQLRQGRSIADAALDAGFADQAHLQRAFKRHLAATPGHYRSR, from the coding sequence ATGATCGAAGTGTCGCGGTTCTGGCGTGATCCGGCATTGCCCTTCGTCGAGGCCCGGCGCGTAGGGGACGGGCGCCAGGTGTGCTACGCCGCCCATTCCCATGAGAGCTTTTCCATCGGCGTCATCACCGGTGGGCGCAGCACCTACCTGAGCGGCGGCAGCCGTGTCGACGTCAGCGCTGGCACCACGGTGCTGATGAACCCTGGGGTGGTGCACACCTGCAACCCCATCGAGGGGCAAGCGTGGTCCTACCTGATGATGTTCGTCGACCTGCCGTGGTTGCAGGCGCTGGGTTTTCAGTTGCCGGCGCAGACATGCAGCACCTCGCCGGTACTCTACAAGCGCTTGCTTCAGGTATTTGCAGACCTGTTCGACGACGACCTGCCTGATCGCGAAGGCAGGCTTGCAGCGTTCTATGCCTCACTGCCTGGTTTGCTGGAGGATGCGCCGAGTGTGGCTGTGCCGGACCACGCGGGGCTGGAGGCTGCCGCAGCCTTCATCCGTGCGCACCGTACCGACCCGCTAAGCCTTGAAGACATCTGCGACGCCTGCGGTTTATCCCGCTCCTACCTGATTCGCGCGTTTCGCCAGCGTTTTGGTTTGACGCCCCACGACTACTTGCTTGACCAGCGTGTGCAGCATGCCCGTACGCAATTGCGTCAAGGCCGGTCGATTGCCGACGCGGCGCTGGACGCGGGGTTCGCCGACCAGGCGCACCTGCAACGTGCCTTCAAGCGGCACCTGGCAGCGACGCCTGGACATTATCGCAGCAGGTAA
- a CDS encoding LysE family translocator — MSLSLSMAAFALAASISPGPVNIVALGSGARHGLRASLWHVTGATLGFCLLLVLVGLGLHELLLRWPLLGVLLHWGGVAFLLYMAWKLASDDGRLSSEDQQNAPSAWHGAAMQWLNPKAWLAAVAGVGAYTGGEQQLLWLFTWIYGPICFVSVASWAWAGSVIRQYLGNPGHMRLLNRGLAVLLVGSAVYLLR; from the coding sequence ATGAGTCTGTCTCTTTCCATGGCCGCTTTCGCCCTGGCGGCCTCGATCTCCCCTGGCCCGGTCAACATCGTCGCCCTGGGCAGCGGTGCCCGCCATGGCCTGCGCGCCAGCCTGTGGCATGTAACCGGTGCAACCCTTGGTTTCTGCCTGCTGCTGGTACTGGTCGGGCTGGGCCTGCATGAACTGTTGTTGCGCTGGCCGCTGCTGGGCGTGCTGCTGCACTGGGGTGGGGTGGCTTTTTTGCTGTACATGGCCTGGAAACTGGCCAGCGACGATGGCCGGCTAAGTAGCGAGGATCAACAGAATGCGCCCTCGGCCTGGCACGGCGCGGCGATGCAATGGCTCAACCCCAAGGCGTGGTTGGCGGCGGTGGCGGGTGTCGGTGCCTATACCGGCGGCGAACAGCAACTGCTGTGGCTGTTCACCTGGATCTATGGGCCGATCTGTTTTGTCTCGGTGGCCAGCTGGGCCTGGGCAGGCAGCGTGATTCGTCAGTACCTTGGCAACCCTGGGCATATGCGCTTGTTGAACCGGGGGCTGGCCGTATTGCTGGTGGGTAGCGCGGTTTACCTGCTGCGATAA